In the genome of Enterococcus hirae ATCC 9790, one region contains:
- a CDS encoding plasmid pRiA4b ORF-3 family protein, whose translation MLSAFDFVNDHAHAFFMDNYAWSSNNCYYMNEMDEDNEYLHTCDYRLYQFGLKKGDAFKFVFDFGDDWRFQCKVLRVIDDDSEYETVIKSVGESPEQYFNYFD comes from the coding sequence ATTTTAAGTGCGTTTGATTTTGTAAACGATCATGCACATGCCTTCTTTATGGACAATTATGCGTGGAGTTCTAATAATTGCTATTATATGAATGAAATGGATGAAGATAACGAATATCTCCATACTTGTGATTATAGACTCTATCAATTTGGACTAAAAAAAGGGGATGCTTTCAAGTTTGTATTTGATTTTGGGGATGACTGGAGATTTCAGTGTAAAGTGCTACGTGTAATTGATGATGACAGCGAGTATGAGACCGTCATAAAAAGTGTAGGTGAATCACCAGAGCAATATTTCAATTACTTTGATTAA
- a CDS encoding DUF3329 domain-containing protein — MIKKIKSNRHLFIVLFCIFGFMLLLNSMSPLVHDDYYYFVKTSSIKTILFDEYQQYMTWTGRSVVHIIFRFFTKLPKIYFNVYNSCIFSLLVYQIIMFSSIVKERTTKNVYLKAFIIFALMWTFTPAFNNVYLWLAGSVNYLTAMVIMLSFILVYHRYIAESEEQNNSLFKTIGMLLLGIVAGWCNENTSGGTLFIVIAYTVLSYFYKKKKIEKWMIAGIVGNIVGFLFMVMAPGNDIRATYFHRSTLSTAWKILDAIPAISHALQDNAMFPLTIGLALLVLSYLNSSFTLSNILSSLFFVGGILTIGVLAISPTALSWSRSYFGGVIFLFISIVISLFELLTNFDRSNKVVFSMIFSYLLVSFLLLFFNGTADIYKNYVSYSRQTESIKKQMKGGEMDIVVPPLNYKTQTIYPVHNDGDITMDKNNERNRSVAAYWGVNSIRLEEKTE, encoded by the coding sequence ATGATTAAAAAAATTAAGAGCAACAGACATTTATTTATTGTTTTATTTTGTATTTTTGGTTTTATGCTTCTTTTAAATAGTATGTCTCCTTTGGTACACGACGATTATTACTATTTTGTAAAGACCTCAAGCATAAAAACAATTTTGTTTGATGAGTATCAACAATATATGACTTGGACTGGGAGATCGGTAGTCCATATTATTTTTCGTTTTTTTACTAAACTTCCAAAAATATATTTTAATGTGTATAATTCTTGCATATTTTCCCTATTGGTTTATCAAATTATTATGTTTTCTTCCATAGTAAAAGAGCGAACTACTAAGAATGTTTATCTAAAAGCGTTTATCATCTTTGCATTAATGTGGACATTTACCCCAGCTTTCAATAATGTTTACTTATGGTTGGCTGGTTCTGTAAATTATCTCACTGCAATGGTGATTATGTTATCTTTTATTCTGGTTTATCATCGATATATAGCAGAATCTGAAGAACAAAATAATAGTCTTTTTAAAACAATAGGCATGCTTCTTTTAGGTATAGTAGCTGGTTGGTGTAACGAAAATACCTCCGGAGGAACGTTGTTCATTGTTATAGCATATACTGTTCTTTCCTATTTTTATAAGAAGAAAAAAATTGAAAAATGGATGATCGCAGGTATTGTTGGAAATATTGTAGGTTTTCTTTTTATGGTTATGGCACCTGGGAACGATATCAGAGCGACTTATTTTCATAGAAGTACGCTTTCAACTGCTTGGAAAATTCTTGATGCAATCCCTGCAATCAGTCATGCGTTACAGGATAATGCCATGTTCCCTCTAACGATAGGATTAGCTTTGCTTGTTTTATCATACTTAAATAGTAGTTTTACACTTAGTAATATTCTAAGTTCGTTATTTTTCGTGGGAGGTATATTGACAATAGGAGTGCTTGCAATTTCTCCAACTGCATTATCTTGGTCTAGATCTTATTTTGGAGGAGTTATTTTTCTTTTCATATCTATAGTAATTAGTCTTTTTGAGTTATTAACAAATTTTGATAGAAGCAATAAAGTTGTTTTTTCTATGATTTTCAGTTATTTACTAGTTAGTTTTTTATTATTGTTTTTCAATGGAACTGCAGACATCTATAAAAATTATGTAAGTTATAGTCGCCAAACTGAATCCATTAAAAAGCAAATGAAGGGTGGTGAAATGGATATAGTTGTTCCACCATTAAATTATAAGACACAAACAATTTATCCAGTT